The proteins below come from a single Oxobacter pfennigii genomic window:
- the murD gene encoding UDP-N-acetylmuramoyl-L-alanine--D-glutamate ligase, whose protein sequence is MRLDFMDFKKNINGKKVAVLGIGVSNRPLIKSIVNMGANVTACDKMFREEIGCICDEFEDMGVILNLGPDYLDKLDNFDYIFRTPSLRPDLPQIEKAVKNGASLTSEMEEFLKYCPAEVIGVTGSDGKTTTTTLIYEMLKKEGYNVWVGGNIGTPLFDKLDVIKAEDKVVLELSSFQLMTMKISPDIAVVTNLSPNHLDMHKSMDEYIQSKKNIYKYQDAKGMLVLNKDNSITRDMEKEAKGNTVFFSISKSLEKGAFLDGANLVLIENGNKKTICSTDEIKLPGIHNIENLLAASAAISSLCSIKSMRDVATNFMGVEHRIEFVREVNGVKYYNDSIASSPSRAAAGLNAFKQRVILIAGGYDKKIPFDGLAIKGIDKIKLLILMGATADKIENAFIEEMGKQNKRIPIIHAAGLKEAVEAARDKGEEGDIVTLSPACASFDMFKNFEERGNKFKEIVNNL, encoded by the coding sequence TATGGATTTTAAGAAAAATATAAATGGCAAAAAGGTTGCAGTACTGGGAATCGGCGTCAGCAACAGGCCGCTTATAAAAAGTATTGTTAACATGGGGGCAAATGTTACCGCCTGCGATAAAATGTTCAGAGAGGAAATTGGGTGTATCTGTGATGAATTTGAAGATATGGGGGTAATATTAAACCTTGGCCCTGATTATCTGGATAAATTAGATAATTTCGATTACATTTTCAGAACACCTTCATTAAGGCCGGATTTACCACAGATTGAAAAAGCTGTTAAAAATGGAGCAAGCTTAACTTCCGAGATGGAGGAGTTTTTAAAATACTGTCCGGCCGAAGTGATAGGAGTCACAGGCAGTGACGGAAAAACCACCACAACTACTCTTATATATGAGATGCTTAAAAAAGAAGGATACAATGTTTGGGTAGGCGGAAACATAGGTACACCCTTATTTGATAAGTTGGATGTCATAAAGGCTGAAGACAAGGTAGTGCTCGAACTGTCCAGCTTTCAGCTAATGACTATGAAAATAAGTCCTGATATAGCTGTAGTTACAAATTTAAGTCCCAATCATCTGGATATGCATAAGTCCATGGATGAATATATCCAATCAAAAAAGAACATATATAAATATCAGGATGCAAAGGGCATGCTTGTCTTAAATAAGGATAATAGCATAACCAGAGATATGGAGAAGGAAGCAAAGGGAAATACAGTTTTTTTTAGCATATCAAAATCCCTTGAGAAAGGCGCTTTTCTTGATGGAGCTAACCTTGTGTTAATAGAAAATGGTAACAAAAAAACAATATGCAGTACTGATGAGATAAAGCTTCCGGGGATCCACAATATTGAAAACCTGCTGGCTGCATCGGCTGCAATAAGCAGTCTATGCAGTATAAAAAGTATGAGAGATGTAGCGACTAACTTCATGGGAGTGGAGCACAGAATAGAATTTGTCAGGGAAGTTAATGGAGTGAAATATTATAATGATTCCATTGCTTCAAGCCCGTCAAGAGCGGCGGCCGGGTTGAATGCTTTTAAACAAAGGGTTATATTGATAGCCGGTGGCTATGATAAAAAAATACCCTTTGATGGGCTTGCAATTAAGGGTATAGATAAAATAAAACTTTTGATACTTATGGGAGCTACTGCTGATAAAATAGAAAATGCCTTTATAGAAGAGATGGGAAAACAAAATAAAAGAATACCTATAATTCATGCTGCCGGACTTAAAGAGGCGGTTGAAGCCGCAAGGGATAAAGGGGAAGAAGGGGATATTGTAACTCTTTCACCTGCATGCGCCAGTTTTGACATGTTTAAGAATTTTGAGGAGAGGGGAAACAAATTTAAAGAGATAGTAAATAATTTATAA
- a CDS encoding MFS transporter, translating to MNSIKNYRYIAILCYIGAFMGPFGGNVVNILIPRLQGDFSVSFYKISLSISIYMLAFASFQLVSGFASDIFGRRKVVLLGYGGFSVGCMICYIAQDINIFLAGRFVQGMSNAFMTPVLMALLGDAVPSKDLGKYMGVFGSVQTSGIFIAPILGGIFAELNWRYTFLILGILSTILLFIYIKTFKHIGDAKKQGLVPYEVYSELISNKKIVILSLSSFLGYFGFGSLGFLFAKYIYMELNTSESINGIIVSLTGFGSIILSPYAGKIIDIYERSKVCMAGIAGIVPLVFLIPYIRNIYLLSLTLLIMGMLSAFVWSALNTMAIDTSPQIRGTASSIVNSFKYFSFSISPLIYGMVYENRGIEDAFKVASCVTFIQLVLMIIYQNMNQRAKVKAV from the coding sequence ATGAATTCGATAAAGAACTATAGATACATTGCAATTCTATGCTACATAGGAGCCTTTATGGGTCCATTCGGCGGAAATGTAGTTAATATTTTAATTCCCAGGCTTCAAGGAGATTTCTCAGTCTCTTTTTATAAGATTTCCTTGTCAATTTCAATATATATGCTGGCTTTTGCATCCTTCCAATTGGTATCAGGCTTTGCTTCTGATATCTTTGGAAGGCGAAAGGTGGTTTTATTGGGATATGGCGGTTTTAGCGTCGGGTGCATGATATGCTATATTGCACAGGATATAAATATATTCCTTGCCGGAAGATTTGTACAAGGCATGAGCAATGCCTTCATGACTCCTGTGCTTATGGCCTTACTAGGAGATGCGGTCCCATCCAAAGATTTAGGTAAATATATGGGCGTTTTTGGCTCTGTGCAGACATCGGGCATATTTATAGCGCCTATTCTCGGGGGTATTTTTGCCGAATTAAACTGGCGATATACTTTTTTAATTCTAGGGATATTATCAACCATATTGCTATTTATATATATCAAAACCTTTAAACATATTGGTGACGCTAAAAAACAAGGGCTCGTACCTTACGAAGTATATTCGGAACTAATCAGCAATAAAAAAATAGTTATACTTTCGCTTAGCTCATTCTTAGGCTATTTTGGGTTTGGAAGCCTTGGTTTTTTGTTTGCAAAATACATATACATGGAGCTTAATACAAGTGAGAGCATAAATGGTATAATCGTATCTTTAACGGGTTTTGGCAGCATAATTCTTTCACCATATGCAGGCAAAATAATCGATATTTATGAGAGAAGCAAAGTTTGTATGGCTGGTATAGCAGGAATAGTTCCCTTGGTCTTTCTTATTCCATATATAAGGAATATATACCTATTATCATTGACCCTTTTAATAATGGGTATGCTTTCAGCCTTCGTATGGAGTGCATTGAATACGATGGCAATAGATACTTCACCTCAGATTAGAGGTACGGCAAGCTCTATTGTAAATTCATTTAAATATTTCAGCTTTTCCATATCACCGCTTATATATGGCATGGTTTATGAAAACAGGGGAATAGAAGATGCTTTCAAAGTGGCATCCTGTGTTACATTCATCCAGCTAGTTCTGATGATAATCTACCAAAATATGAACCAAAGAGCAAAAGTTAAAGCTGTATAA
- a CDS encoding DUF3160 domain-containing protein, translating into MKKIICIIIILALTLPFLLSRKGISRTDIEPLQESKQDLDIVWNESEYKGTIKPYSAKLDLSNLSNTLVMQEMNIIDKYMLSKNQFLIKKPEIVYEQPFNIYEDNMKKGIPNFITTDSILHAYNLMCDYVIRTMERERLIDELKLLTEGMFGKSIEIYYGTKDANVKKAALSNIAYFGIAMRLLELNLPGGIPLEASRIIDNDVKKIKARWPNGASEIFPYELDYGIYITDGHYSREAEFKNYFLTMMWYGSTPIIFDTYDSDSDTFIKNDEQIAMAVIMTSAILGDEKLRTLWEDIYKVSTVYFDKSEDMTIYDLSDVIKSVYGKNIDFDKVWNDKLFKKVYELSRQKVGLNKGKTLPDKINDINDETIKYTQFRLMGQIYALDKDIFDKVSVTGLPQGLYLPAVYGSDRAYEILRGNINDYKNDEENEDIIDKLRIVLNADSQEEPIKYSLKNSLFWVLKGSINSVQQGYPGFMLNDGWNVKKHITYLGGVADSKHSSYISLKQNKGQAVGQLPLSDTDISDAVIPGYVEPEIDIYSRLEYMAKYIKAVFSVNEFKVPEVYRAVDSFISLTSFLKTISEKELLGKPLTKDEETRLKNYGRELRNLTICMIEESGSVKYWESIPETERNMAAVSDAYIHENQVLHAAIGSPDYLFVVIPYNEELYLARGSTYSYYEFIEPQSKKLQDDVWQDWVEDNMEPQQQQWIRNIRQN; encoded by the coding sequence ATGAAGAAAATTATTTGCATTATAATTATCCTTGCATTGACTCTGCCATTCTTATTGAGCAGAAAAGGTATAAGCAGGACTGATATAGAGCCATTGCAGGAAAGCAAGCAGGATCTTGATATCGTGTGGAATGAAAGTGAATATAAAGGAACAATCAAGCCTTATAGTGCAAAGCTCGATCTTTCTAACTTATCGAATACCCTGGTTATGCAGGAAATGAACATAATTGATAAATACATGCTGTCAAAGAATCAGTTTCTTATCAAGAAGCCTGAAATCGTATATGAACAGCCTTTCAATATATATGAAGACAATATGAAAAAGGGTATACCGAATTTTATTACAACAGACAGCATACTTCATGCATATAACCTCATGTGTGATTATGTCATAAGAACGATGGAAAGAGAAAGACTTATAGACGAGTTAAAGCTTTTAACCGAAGGAATGTTCGGTAAATCTATTGAGATTTACTATGGTACCAAGGATGCTAATGTAAAAAAAGCTGCCCTTTCAAATATTGCTTATTTCGGTATTGCCATGAGACTGTTAGAGCTTAACCTGCCCGGGGGGATACCCCTAGAAGCCAGCAGGATAATAGATAACGATGTTAAAAAGATAAAAGCAAGATGGCCAAACGGTGCATCTGAAATATTCCCTTATGAGCTTGATTATGGAATATATATAACTGATGGGCATTATTCAAGAGAAGCAGAGTTCAAGAATTATTTCCTGACTATGATGTGGTATGGAAGCACCCCCATAATTTTTGATACTTATGATAGTGATTCTGATACATTTATAAAGAATGATGAACAGATTGCCATGGCAGTTATTATGACATCTGCAATATTAGGCGATGAAAAACTGAGAACCCTTTGGGAAGATATATACAAGGTGAGTACGGTATACTTTGATAAATCAGAAGACATGACTATATATGATTTATCTGATGTTATTAAGTCTGTATATGGAAAAAATATAGACTTTGATAAAGTATGGAATGACAAACTATTCAAAAAAGTATACGAGTTGTCCAGACAGAAGGTTGGGCTAAATAAGGGAAAAACTCTGCCGGATAAAATCAATGATATTAATGATGAAACTATAAAATATACACAATTCAGGCTCATGGGTCAAATATATGCCCTTGATAAAGATATATTTGATAAAGTAAGCGTAACCGGTTTGCCACAAGGCCTTTATTTGCCTGCCGTGTACGGAAGTGACAGGGCATATGAAATTCTCCGAGGCAATATAAATGATTATAAAAATGATGAAGAGAATGAAGATATAATCGATAAATTAAGAATAGTACTTAACGCAGACAGCCAGGAAGAACCTATAAAATATTCTCTTAAAAACTCTTTATTCTGGGTATTAAAGGGGTCTATAAACTCCGTACAGCAAGGATATCCTGGCTTTATGCTAAATGATGGCTGGAATGTAAAGAAGCACATTACCTATTTGGGAGGGGTAGCTGATTCAAAACACTCTTCATACATATCCTTAAAGCAGAATAAGGGGCAAGCGGTGGGCCAATTACCCTTATCGGATACTGATATATCAGATGCAGTAATTCCCGGATATGTTGAACCTGAAATTGATATATATAGCAGGCTTGAATATATGGCTAAATATATAAAAGCTGTATTTTCCGTTAATGAATTTAAAGTTCCTGAAGTATATAGGGCAGTAGATAGCTTCATAAGCTTAACAAGCTTTTTAAAAACTATATCTGAAAAAGAGCTCCTGGGTAAACCCCTTACGAAAGATGAGGAAACAAGGCTTAAAAATTATGGCAGGGAGTTAAGGAACCTTACTATTTGTATGATAGAAGAAAGCGGCAGCGTTAAATACTGGGAGAGTATACCTGAAACAGAAAGAAACATGGCGGCGGTATCAGACGCATATATTCATGAAAACCAGGTTCTGCATGCTGCCATAGGTTCACCGGACTATCTATTTGTTGTTATTCCGTACAATGAAGAGCTTTACTTGGCCAGAGGAAGTACCTACTCTTACTATGAGTTTATTGAACCCCAGTCTAAAAAACTTCAGGATGATGTCTGGCAGGATTGGGTAGAGGACAATATGGAGCCACAACAGCAGCAATGGATTAGGAATATAAGGCAGAATTAA